Proteins encoded by one window of Lycium barbarum isolate Lr01 chromosome 11, ASM1917538v2, whole genome shotgun sequence:
- the LOC132617315 gene encoding respiratory burst oxidase homolog protein E-like has product MQLKQFLRSSSLGSSSRRSSYSRNFDLPDDTPAETSLDTGEYVGGAMLPVFLNDLRRNNDEDLVEVTLELDDNSIVLCSVAPTPSHNAEGTQSEEEEEEVPNGFLARSASAASKLRRKLSWIRSPSMRSRTMSVVASDVSDDHFQHHQNNISYINTTNTLSAREEMKSKLKLVRSKSTAQRALGGLRFISKTTVESDTNVLWKKVEARFHALAKDGLLAREDFGECIGMVDSKEFAVGVFDALVRRRRQKTAKITKPELHEFWLQISDQSFDARLQIFFDMADSNGDGKITRDEVQELIMLSASANKLSKLKERATEYASLIMEELDPEGLGYIELWQLETLLLQRDNYMNYSRPLSVTSVGWGPNLGTHSKTKNLVKKASYALKCLILDNWQRGWILLLWVMVMAALFTWKFLQYRRRAAFQVMGYCLATAKGAAETLKLNMALVLLPVCRNILTWLRSTRAKLLVPFDDNINFHKIIAYAIAVGILLHAGNHLACDFPRLINSSPEKFALIAADFDNVKPTFKSLLTGIEGVTGIAMVILMAIVFTLATRSFRRNVLKLPPPFNRLTGFNAFWYSHHLLAVVYVLLIVHGTFLFLVHQWWQKTTWMYISMPLLLYVAERSLRTCRSEHYAAKILKVSVLPGDVFSLTMSKPSSFKYKSGQYIFLQCPTISSFEWHPFSITSAPGDDYLSVHIRMVGDWTNELKRVFTEDDSSACEIGRAKFRERGNVDQRGLPRLLVDGPYGAAAQDYQNYDVLLLVGLGIGATPFISILKDLLNNSRSEELDSNTETSASDDSWTSIASSATSNGKKKSLRTKSAHFYWVTRESGSFEWFKGVMNEVAEMDHKGLIEMHNYLTSVYEEGDARSTLITMVQALNHAKHGVDILSGTRVRTHFARPKWKEVFNKIASKHPYSTVGVFYCGLPALAKELKKLSQELTYKTSTRFEFHKEYF; this is encoded by the exons ATGCAGTTGAAACAATTCTTGAGGTCATCATCATTGGGAAGCAGTTCCAGACGATCAAGTTATAGTAGgaattttgacttaccggacgaTACACCGGCCGAGACATCATTGGACACCGGAGAGTATGTCGGAGGAGCAATGTTACCGGTTTTCCTCAATGATTTACGAAGAAACAACGATGAAGATTTAGTTGAAGTTACGCTTGAATTGGATGATAATTCAATTGTGTTGTGTAGCGTAGCACCAACACCATCACACAATGCAGAAGGAACTCagagtgaagaagaagaagaagaagtgccCAATGGATTTCTGGCACGTAGTGCATCAGCAGCTTCCAAACTACGCCGGAAATTATCCTGGATCCGATCGCCGTCCATGAGGTCACGGACGATGTCTGTGGTAGCATCGGATGTCTCTGATGATCATTTCCAGCATCATCAGAACAATATTAGTTATATCAATACAaccaacacgttatcagcacgagaagAGATGAAGTCAAAACTGAAGTTAGTAAGGAGTAAATCAACGGCTCAACGTGCGCTTGGAGGGTTGAGATTCATAAGCAAAACAACTGTTGAATCCGATACAAATGTGCTATGGAAAAAAGTGGAGGCGAGGTTTCATGCTTTGGCTAAGGACGGTTTGCTTGCTAGAGAAGATTTTGGTGAATGCATCG GAATGGTGGATTCTAAGGAGTTTGCAGTTGGGGTTTTTGATGCATTGGTAAGGCGGCGACGTCAAAAGACGGCAAAAATAACCAAACCTGAGCTTCATGAATTTTGGTTGCAAATTTCTGACCAAAGTTTTGATGCTAGGCTTCAGATTTTCTTTGACAT GGCGGATAGCAACGGAGATGGAAAAATCACGAGAGATGAAGTACAAGAG CTAATCATGCTGAGTGCTTCGGCAAATAAGTTGTCCAAGTTGAAGGAACGTGCAACCGAGTATGCTTCTTTAATTATGGAGGAATTGGACCCGGAAGGTCTTGGTTACATTGAG TTATGGCAGTTGGAAACGCTTCTTCTACAAAGGGACAATTATATGAACTACAGCAGACCCTTAAGCGTAACAAGCGTTGGATGGGGTCCTAATTTAGGAACTCATAGTAAGACCAAGAACCTAGTAAAGAAAGCAAGCTATGCACTCAAATGCCTTATATTAGATAACTGGCAAAGAGGCTGGATTCTTTTGCTATGGGTGATGGTTATGGCTGCACTTTTCACCTGGAAATTCTTGCAGTATAGACGACGAGCAGCCTTTCAAGTTATGGGTTACTGTTTGGCAACTGCTAAAGGAGCTGCCGAGACTCTCAAGCTCAACATGGCACTTGTTCTTTTACCTGTTTGTCGAAACATACTAACTTGGCTTCGGTCTACTAGGGCCAAGCTTCTCGTTCCCTTCGATGATAATATAAACTTTCACAAG ATTATTGCATATGCTATTGCAGTTGGAATATTGCTTCACGCAGGGAACCATTTAGCGTGTGATTTTCCACGTCTGATTAACTCATCTCCTGAAAAATTTGCACTGATAGCTGCTGATTTTGACAACGTGAAGCCCACTTTCAAAAGCCTATTGACCGGTATTGAAGGTGTTACTGGCATTGCTATGGTGATTTTGATGGCAATTGTCTTCACACTAGCAACACGAAGCTTCAGGAGAAATGTATTGAAGCTGCCACCTCCTTTCAATCGATTAACAGGCTTCAACGCATTTTGGTATTCTCATCACCTTCTAGCAGTGGTCTATGTACTCCTAATAGTACATGGAACATTCCTATTCTTGGTTCACCAATGGTGGCAGAAAACG ACATGGATGTACATCTCCATGCCATTGCTCCTCTATGTAGCAGAGAGGAGTCTGAGAACATGCCGATCAGAACACTACGCAGCAAAAATTTTGAAG GTTTCTGTACTTCCAGGAGATGTCTTTAGCCTAACTATGTCAAAGCCTAGTAGTTTCAAATACAAGAGTGGGCAATACATATTCCTGCAGTGTCCAACAATCTCCTCATTTGAATG GCATCCATTTTCTATAACATCAGCACCAGGTGATGACTACCTCAGTGTACACATCCGCATGGTAGGTGATTGGACGAATGAACTAAAGCGGGTTTTCACAGAGGATGATAGTTCAGCATGTGAAATTGGCCGGGCTAAGTTTAGAGAACGCGGGAATGTTGATCAACGAGG TTTACCTCGATTGCTTGTTGATGGACCATATGGTGCCGCAGCACAGGACTATCAAAATTATGATGTCTTGCTCCTCGTGGGACTAGGTATTGGAGCTACACCTTTTATAAGTATCCTCAAGGATCTATTGAACAATTCAAGATCAGAAGAACTG GATTCGAATACTGAAACCAGTGCATCGGATGACAGCTGGACAAGTATTGCCTCTAGCGCCACATCAAATGGAAAAAAGAAATCACTAAGGACAAAAAGTGCACATTTTTATTGGGTTACCAGGGAATCTGGATCCTTTGAGTGGTTTAAAGGGGTGATGAATGAAGTGGCTGAGATGGATCACAAG GGTCTGATAGAGATGCACAATTATCTTACGAGTGTTTATGAAGAGGGTGATGCCAGGTCCACTCTCATCACCATGGTCCAGGCGCTCAACCATGCAAAACATGGTGTTGACATCCTGTCTGGCACACGG GTAAGGACGCATTTCGCAAGGCCCAAATGGAAGGAAGTATTCAACAAAATAGCTTCGAAACATCCATATTCCACAGTAG GAGTCTTCTACTGCGGGTTGCCTGCCTTGGCAAAGGAACTGAAGAAGCTATCCCAAGAATTGACTTACAAGACATCCACACGATTTGAGTTCCACAAGGAGTACTTTTGA
- the LOC132617097 gene encoding peroxiredoxin Q, chloroplastic-like isoform X2, translating to MASLSVSVKHSLPTLLQQAQTPKYPISNNLTIVSKSSQSQFYGLKVIHSPSFSAPSSSSTRTSILAKVNKGSAPPPFTLKDQDGKNVSLSKFKGKPVVVYFYPADETPGCTKQAFAKKYKLPFTLLCDEGNKVRKEWGIPGDLFGTLPGRQTYVLDKNGVVQLIYNNQFQPEKHIDETLKLLQSL from the exons atggcttctctATCCGTCTCTGTAAAGCACAGTCTTCCTACTCTGCTTCAACAAGCTCAAACACCAAAATACCCCATCTCAAACAACCTCACCATTGTCTCCAAATCATCACAATCCCAGTTTTATGGTCTTAAAGTCATTCATTCACCTTCTTTTTCAGCTCCATCTTCTTCTTCTACTAGAACTTCCATTCTTGCTAAG GTGAATAAAGGTTCAGCGCCTCCACCATTCACATTGAAAGATCAAGATGGAAAAAATGTGAGCCTCTCCAAGTTTAAAGGCAAGCCAGTTGTGGTTTATTTCTATCCTGCTGATGAAACTCCTGGTTGCACCAAACAA GCCTTTGCAAAAAAGTATAAACTACCATTTACCTTGTTGTGTGATGAAGGCAACAAAGTCAGGAAAGAGTGGGGAATCCCAGGAGACCTTTTTGGTACATTGCCTGGAAGACAGACTTATGTGCTTGACAAGAATGGAGTGGTTCAACTCATATATAACAATCAGTTCCAACCTGAAAAGCATATTGATGAGACATTGAAGTTACTTCAAAGTCTTTAA
- the LOC132617097 gene encoding peroxiredoxin Q, chloroplastic-like isoform X1, with protein sequence MASLSVSVKHSLPTLLQQAQTPKYPISNNLTIVSKSSQSQFYGLKVIHSPSFSAPSSSSTRTSILAKVNKGSAPPPFTLKDQDGKNVSLSKFKGKPVVVYFYPADETPGCTKQACAFRDSYEKFKKAGAQVVGISGDDPASHKAFAKKYKLPFTLLCDEGNKVRKEWGIPGDLFGTLPGRQTYVLDKNGVVQLIYNNQFQPEKHIDETLKLLQSL encoded by the exons atggcttctctATCCGTCTCTGTAAAGCACAGTCTTCCTACTCTGCTTCAACAAGCTCAAACACCAAAATACCCCATCTCAAACAACCTCACCATTGTCTCCAAATCATCACAATCCCAGTTTTATGGTCTTAAAGTCATTCATTCACCTTCTTTTTCAGCTCCATCTTCTTCTTCTACTAGAACTTCCATTCTTGCTAAG GTGAATAAAGGTTCAGCGCCTCCACCATTCACATTGAAAGATCAAGATGGAAAAAATGTGAGCCTCTCCAAGTTTAAAGGCAAGCCAGTTGTGGTTTATTTCTATCCTGCTGATGAAACTCCTGGTTGCACCAAACAA GCATGTGCCTTCAGGGACTCTTACGAAAAATTTAAGAAAGCGGGGGCTCAAGTTGTTGGGATTAGTGGTGATGATCCTGCGTCCCACAAG GCCTTTGCAAAAAAGTATAAACTACCATTTACCTTGTTGTGTGATGAAGGCAACAAAGTCAGGAAAGAGTGGGGAATCCCAGGAGACCTTTTTGGTACATTGCCTGGAAGACAGACTTATGTGCTTGACAAGAATGGAGTGGTTCAACTCATATATAACAATCAGTTCCAACCTGAAAAGCATATTGATGAGACATTGAAGTTACTTCAAAGTCTTTAA